A single window of Limnothrix sp. FACHB-406 DNA harbors:
- a CDS encoding DUF565 domain-containing protein — protein MQDTRLNNLLGAIARGLGGWLQNPWRRTSVQCLAVLVGFFGASALITTAGQEAAWDLSMAGILAVFCEVVSIVVYRRWNARATDFNGRSPLWLSVLNLLKLGMVYGLFLEAFKLGS, from the coding sequence GTGCAAGATACCAGGCTCAACAACCTCCTAGGCGCGATCGCCCGGGGATTAGGAGGATGGCTCCAAAATCCTTGGCGGCGCACTTCTGTACAGTGTTTGGCGGTGTTGGTGGGGTTCTTTGGGGCTTCCGCCTTGATCACCACAGCAGGCCAGGAAGCCGCCTGGGACTTGTCCATGGCGGGCATTTTGGCAGTGTTCTGCGAGGTGGTGAGCATTGTGGTCTATCGCCGCTGGAATGCTCGGGCTACAGATTTTAACGGGCGATCGCCCCTGTGGCTGTCGGTTTTGAATTTACTGAAATTAGGAATGGTTTACGGCCTGTTCTTAGAGGCTTTCAAGTTGGGAAGCTAA